The Methylomarinum sp. Ch1-1 genome contains the following window.
GTTCACTAAAACGACCGGAACGCCAAACTCATCATTAATGCTTTTCAATACGTCGCTGATCGAATCGGCATCGGCGACATTCAATTTCAGCCCCTTACCGCTATCGCCCAGATAGGCGGAAATCGATTCGGCGCCGTTATCGGAGGTTGCCGTACCAATCACAAAGAAACCGTCCGCCGCCAGTCTTTCGGCGATCGCACGACCGATACCGCGACTAGCGCCTGTCACCAACGCTATTTTCTTATCCATTCAATTGCTCCAACACTTGATTTAATGTTTCAGGATCATACATAGTCACATGAGTCGCCTCTTTGACGATACGCTTGTTCAAGCCCATCAATACCTTCCCTGGACCGCATTCAACAAATTCGGAAACGCCTTGATCATGCATGAACTTAACACTATCGACCCAGCGCACCGGCTTGAACAATTGTTCGCGCAAGGCATTGCGAATCACTTCGGCAGCGCTGTGCGCGGCCACGTCGGCATTATGAATCAAAGTGACGTTCGGTATGTTCACCGCAATTTCCGCCAACCTTTCCGCCAGCTTTTCCGCCGCCGGCTCCATTAAAGCACAATGCGAAGGCACGCTAACCGGCAACTTCAAGGCGCGCTTGGCCCCCATATCCTTGGCCGCCTGCATCGCCCTTTCCACCGCCGCGGCATGGCCGGCGATAACCACCTGCCCTGGGGCGTTGAAATTGACTGCCGAGACAATCTCATTGTCGGCGCTGTCATTGCAAGCCTTCACCACCTGATGATCATCGAGACCAATGATTGCCGCCATCGCACCGACACCGGCAGGGACAGCCTCCTGCATCAAACGACCACGCTCGGCTACCAGTTTAACGCCATCTTCAAAGCCGATCGCTGCGGAGCACACCAATGCCGTGTATTCACCCAAGCTATGACCCGCCATCCATGCCGGTCTGATCTGACTCTGTTCGCACCAAACCCGCCACATGGCGACGCCAGCCGTCAGCATCGCCGGCTGAGTATTGTGAGTCTGATTCAACTCATCAGCCGGACCATTCGCCACCAACGCCCACAAGTCTAATCCCAGCGCCTCGGAAGCCTGCTCAAATGTTTGCTTGACCACTGGATAGATGTCCGCCAAACCCGACATCATGCCGACAGATTGCGATCCCTGACCGGGAAACACAAACGCTAAATTATAATTCTGTTCACTCATCTTGATTCTTTTAATATTTGTATCTAATCAGCACTCTTCGAGCGGAATAGTTACTAGTATTTTAACAATGCCGAACCCCAGGTAAAGCCCGCCCCGAAAGCCTCCAACAGCACTACCTGTCCTCGTTGTATACGCCCATCTCTAACCGCCTCGTTAAGCGCCAGCAGCACAGAGGCCGATGAGGTATTACCCTGATTTTCCAGCGTCATCACCACCTGATCCATCGACATCTTCAGCTTCTTAGCGGTTGCCGCGATAATTCTGGTATTAGCCTGATGCGGCACTAACCAGTCTATATCGGTTTTATCCAGACCGTTGGCAGCCAGAGTCTCATCGACTATGCGCCCTAAGGTGTTAACGGCCATCTTGAAAACTTCATTGCCGCGCATGCTGATATAGCCTAATTGTTCTTTATTTGCATCCGCCGCTACTTGAGGATTTGGGCAATACAACAAATCCTCAAAACCGCCATCGGAGTGAATATGAGTCGACATAACGCCGGGCTTATCGCTGGCCTCGAGCAATGCCGCGCCGGCGCCATCGCCGAAGAGGATACAGGTTGCCCTATCGGTCCAATCGACAATGCGCGAACAGATCTCCGTTCCGGAGATCAGAACCTTATTCGCTGCGCCTGACTTGATATACTGATCGGCAATGCTGAGCGCAAAAATGGAACCGGAACAAGCCGCTTGAATATCAAAAGCCACACAATCCTTGATGCCCAAACGATGCTGCAACAGACAAGCAGTGCTGGGATAAACTCTATCGGGCGTGCCCGTCGCAACGATGATCAAATCGATATCTGCCGCCTCGATGCCGGCCATGTCTATCGCCTGACGTGCGGCGATTTCCGCCATGCTGGCGGCAGTCTCCTCCGGACCGGCAATGCGACGCGACTTGATGCCGGTGCGCTCGTAGATCCAGCTATCGGAGGTATCAACCATTTGCGAAATATCGTCATTGGTGCGCACCGTTTCCGGCAGATAGCCGCCGGTTCCTATGACTCTCGAGCTGCGTTTCATACAGCCTCCCTCCGAGCTAAAGCGTTTTCGACCTTT
Protein-coding sequences here:
- the fabD gene encoding ACP S-malonyltransferase, which produces MSEQNYNLAFVFPGQGSQSVGMMSGLADIYPVVKQTFEQASEALGLDLWALVANGPADELNQTHNTQPAMLTAGVAMWRVWCEQSQIRPAWMAGHSLGEYTALVCSAAIGFEDGVKLVAERGRLMQEAVPAGVGAMAAIIGLDDHQVVKACNDSADNEIVSAVNFNAPGQVVIAGHAAAVERAMQAAKDMGAKRALKLPVSVPSHCALMEPAAEKLAERLAEIAVNIPNVTLIHNADVAAHSAAEVIRNALREQLFKPVRWVDSVKFMHDQGVSEFVECGPGKVLMGLNKRIVKEATHVTMYDPETLNQVLEQLNG
- a CDS encoding beta-ketoacyl-ACP synthase III; amino-acid sequence: MKRSSRVIGTGGYLPETVRTNDDISQMVDTSDSWIYERTGIKSRRIAGPEETAASMAEIAARQAIDMAGIEAADIDLIIVATGTPDRVYPSTACLLQHRLGIKDCVAFDIQAACSGSIFALSIADQYIKSGAANKVLISGTEICSRIVDWTDRATCILFGDGAGAALLEASDKPGVMSTHIHSDGGFEDLLYCPNPQVAADANKEQLGYISMRGNEVFKMAVNTLGRIVDETLAANGLDKTDIDWLVPHQANTRIIAATAKKLKMSMDQVVMTLENQGNTSSASVLLALNEAVRDGRIQRGQVVLLEAFGAGFTWGSALLKY